CCTTCTGAGGCAGCTTACGCACATCAACAATATAAACACTGATTACACCCACAACTCCGCCTCCATCATTCATCTGTGTATAATGTAAAATTTCTCATTTTATCACTTTATTTTCGTCAGAcacgttatcctggtcaggcttgTAACCTATACtgaaacacttttctttttttcttccatACTCAGTGATACAGCCCCAATACAAAGAGCTAACAACCTGGCTTCTCTCTCCTCTGAGCACTGTCAGTGAGCACTTGCTGTTTCAGATGTACTTAAACCCAGTTGTATAGACATAATTTAGCCCATATTATGTAATATAGCACtgactaatgtgtgtgtgtgtgtgcgcttgtTTTGTAATTACACGTGGGCACCGCTGCATTTGTAACAGAACGGAAAACATCTAGTCTCTGTTTCCAGGGGAAGCAATTTGAGGAGAAACATTGTCGTTCAAAACACACAGTGAGGAGTTATTTTACATATAAGATTAATTTAATCATGCCGGCAGGTAAAAACTTCAGGAGAAGAAAAGAAGAGTCTTCGGATGAAGAAGAAACTGATAATGTTACTGCTGAAGTCAGGTAGGTAATGTATTGCGTTAGTTAGTGTGCTGGTTTACTTGTAAAGCAGGCGAGTGTGTGGATGTATGGTTGCGTCCCAAACCGCGGTCTTTATGCTACATAATGTGGAAACTTAGCAACAGCGTAACATGTGCTAGTGTACTTATTTAACATACTATTTAGCAAGACATTATGCGGTTTGAGACGTAGCCTTCGTAACTCGTCGTAATGAACAATCGCTCTACAGTGAGCACAATATGGCCTTTTCCAAAGATTTGTATCTTTAAATGGCTTAGGTGTGTCTATGCCCTACAGAATTCTccaaatatacatacaaaacCAACCAATATTTACAATCTGGCTGTTTACTTAAAAATGCAATGTTTCATTTCCATTCAGATAGTGACACACAATACAGGTAGTCACAATGATGatattctaactattttattgtatatcaACATTAATAGAGCCAAACTGCATGAAGCAAAGGAGCTTCAAAACTTACGGAGACGACAGAAGGGTGTAAGGTGAGTAAAGGTTATTAGACCTTGATATAAGTATTTTAACCTCTGTTCTATTGTCTCTAATACACTTTTGTCCCAAAGATTTGTAGTCACACCAACATCACATTCAAAtccacagacaatgaataaagtCCACCTTCTTAAAATCCGCCACTGGGACAGACAATATGAAAGCTATTTAGGCCTCAGCACTTGTCTAGACCGAGCTATTGTTTCTAAACATTTTGCTTCACATTAACATTAGTTGACTCGGTCGGCTTCTCCAGGgacaacatttaaaataattacttGTAGGATAAAAGTGGCTTATGACATCATGTAGTACATACCATTCTACTACCAATGTTTTCAATGGAGATTGCTCTACTTTATGTTTGAGTTTATGCACCTTTTGCTAATGAGTGTAAATGAGATGCACTTTTTCCAATTATATGGTGGCAGAAGGGAAACGTTTGTGTTACTTACCTTGCTTGTCTTTCCTCCCCCAGTTTGGCAGCATTACTGGTAGGAGAAAAGCTACCAATAGAAGCAGAGACTGAGGTATGGGTACTTTATGAGCAAAGTTATTTGGTGTCTATTACTTCCTATAGTCTGTGTTCTAGTGTGGTGTTATTTGTTTGACCATGGTAGTGACTTGACTCTCTGAATTTCTCTTtttgattttttgtattttaggaTGATCCATATAAGCTCAAGACGGGAGGCATTGTCGACATGAAGAAAGTGAAAGACAGAGCCACAGATATGTAAGTggccacacatacagtataaacattATCGAGCCATGTTGATGTTGAAGGATTTATTACAGTATACATATATTtgagaattaaatgatctaaacgGTATCATTATTTCTTCATTATAGAACAGAGGACGACCTGAACCTGGGAACATCTTTCTCTGCAGAAACAAACAGAAGAGATGAAGATGCTGACATGTATGTATAGAAATTAATGACACTCAATAGTTTTAGTTTGCTAAGTTGTTGCTAAAACATTAGGcccacatttgtttttgagatAAATCTTATTACTCTTTCTATTCAGGATGAAGTACATTGAAACAGAGTTGAAGAAAAAGAAGGGAGTAAAGGAGGCAGAGGAacagaagataaagatgaagaaTGCAGAGGATCTTCTGTACGAGCTGCCGGAGAGCATCCGTGTCAATTCGGCAAAAAAGACAGAAGAAATGTTGTCCAATCAAATGCTTAGTGGGATTCCAGAAGTGGACCTGGGAATTGAGTAAGTGTAAACTGATGTCTTGCTGCCATGTGTGTGAATGATTGGGAATAAAAAATCTGCTGGATTTGAGGTTTGGATTTCTGTGATCCTGCTGTGCCAAGATTGCAGAAAATCAAAATCAGCCACATGGgtttccatgcattttttgcacTAATTCGTATCGAATCGTGCATTTGTCTAATAAACTTAAGCTTGGTTCAAAAACAAAACTGTTCTGTTTAGTGCAAAGATAAAAAACATCATCAGTACAGAAGAGGCCAAAGCTAAGCTGATCGCTGACcagagaaataaaaagaaagacaatGGAACCTCCTTTGTTCCCACCAACATTGCCGTGAACTACGTTCAACATAACCGCTGTGAGTATTTTAAAATATGTACactatgtatacacacatttgTTAAAGCTTTGACTCTCTTACTAACATATTGATAAATGTATACAGTCTTATATTTGTCTGTTATGGCACATTAAATATTTCAAGTGCAATGTTTTACAGAAAATCATAACGTTCACTTTGTAAATCGACGATTTCATTGACTGTCCTTTTCTTCTTTAGTCTACCATGAAGATGCGAACGCACCACACAGACGTCATGTCAAAGAAGAGCCTAAAGCACGACCACTGCGAGTCGGAGATACTGAGAAACCAGCACCAGAGAGTAAGAACAAACCCACACAAACCCAACTAAGGGCTTTCAAAGTTgagcaggtggcacagcagtttaATACTCTAGCGGCTTCATCAGAGAAGGCAAATGCTAGCCTGTGACCCTCCTTGGCCAGCATGGATGTGCAAAAGAGGCTTAAGAGTTGCATGGCAAACCTACTGAACTCTCTGCACACTCAAATCATCTCCACTAAACCCATTACTGTAATGGTTTCTCTGTTTTTTCTCCCCAGAATCACCACCCAACATCCGTAAGAGACCGAACAATGAGAAGGCCACCGATGATTATCATTATGAGAAATTCAAGAAGATGAACCGAAGATACTGATTCAGAGTGGATGTTACTTCAATTATTCCTGAGTCTGATAGACTCTCTCTGACttgtttttatatgtatatataagagTCGTGACTGGGCTCGACCCTGCGTGTAATTTTAAAAACTAGACGCATGGATGTAAATTTGAGGGCAGATAAAAGGAAATTGTCAGTCAAAACAAATGAAAACTGCAATCCTGTGTTTGCACTTTTTTGGGTTGATCGTGTCCTGTCcaatttttattttgtcctcCTTAGTTAATTAATGGTTGGAGATGTTGCTTATTACCTAACCTCCCATATAAATGTTTGGTTCCATGTAGGTGTTCACGTCTAactttaaaaacagattttcaGACATTATAcctatatacataaacacacatattaaacacatattaattaaacacatattaatgCTGGTATTATTGCTGTTGAAGTTTTTGTGCTGCAGTAATTATTTTTGTAGTaggtaagaaaaaaaatcattagcTAGTTAGTCAATATTGTCAAATAGTTATGTCAATAGtaaaaatacacaatatggTTTGAATGAGAACCTttactcttttgggaaggctttttgTATACCCACACAACTTTTCCTTTATGTTAAATTCAAATTTTAACATTAAGATTgtaacattaaacaaataaatcagtAGATACGTTAGACTTATTTTTTTGGTAAAATGccagattaaatattaattgtGTGTCGTTTTCCCATGGAACAGATagtaccaggatgcactgtagtaAGACCTACCTCACAGTGTGCATTAGCTGAAGGACCTGCTGAtgatgtcctggtaccagataccacaaaaCTCCTTCAGTTGTTTTTTGGAGTTTTATGGAAAActcttaactgacaaaagtaccaAGAAATGACTTTTGGCTGACTTATTTCACTCtgtaaatacatacaaaatgtaaaaaatattactttattgttttaccaagactctatcctggtcagtgtcgcAGCGAgttgtccagtttccccaggaatCACCGGACGCTATGCAATTAAAcatcccccctcagacatagctgagcatgtctgtatgtagacacctaacCGCAAGATTCGGACCTTGgttcccagtggtagtgggatagtgtaatttacagctgtgccacctttaAATGCTGGTTGTAATTTTAAATGCTGAAATGACGGCTTTGTGAGCTTgccatgaataaatgaaataaagaagtaaataaataaacataacttGCGAGGCATTTTATTTGTAGTGGAGGTGGCTATTAAACTTCATTCTGTGGCTTCAAATGAAATTACAGTCAAAATAAACTACAAGGACCTGATTCAGTCAACGTAAATAAGCAGCTGAACTACAAAACTGTAAACTGCTGTTTAACAGCCTGTCTAAGAAAAATCAGTATAAaaagtaaacacacactgtaatactGAGAGATTTGAGAATGTACAGTAGTCAAGAGTCCAGTAATTGTTTTAGATGAAACTTGGTCACGTTTTCATATTTGGCTTAAGAAAGTGAAACCAAATAATCAGCAAAGTGACTTTTTAAATCTGTAAATCACGGCTCGTTCGTGCTGCTCCCGTGGCCGTTGAGATGATGTGGCATGGTTTCCATTGGAACAGGCCTGTCGGAATCATCCATGCTGGGGTTTGGGGGGTCAAATCTTGTGTCAGGTGACCCCCATCTGTCCCACTGCCGGAACGCCTCGCAAAGTGGCAGCTCGACGCCGTTCCAGTGTCCACAGCTAGAAATGTTAGACAcagacattacacacatgcacaccaaACTTATTGTTTCAACCCCCACCCACTGCCCCTGCCATTTAGGGGGGAAATTTCCTAGATTAGGCTTAGAAAAGAGGGAACATCATTAAAAATACTTAAGATAAATCAGCACAAAGACAGAAAGAGGCTAAAAGCAGTGCAACTGATGTTCATTTCAGATGAGAACAGAAAtaatcctgtttttttttttttttttgtattttatctaAATGCACATCATCTGCAGGGCAAGTGCTGTTACCACTGACAAGAACCTTAATGCATTTCTTTGGACTGGAATCGGAAATCTTTACTCACATCTCACTTAAGAAGGGCTGGACATGTGCCCAGGACAGGTTAGAGAGTTAGTAAAGTTAGTAAAGTTCCTAGCTGTGCACTAGGAAGATTCCATTAATCTAATTgccttttaattttacttttacaattAGGCAGATACTTTTATATGAAATAACCAATAGTTATTACTATATGCAATTCTAGCAATTGAATGTTGATGTTCTTTCCTCAGCACAGAAATATGTGTAGGAATTCTTCTCAGTGGTAATCACTCACACCAAACAGACTGTATTATTTACTAAAAAAGTTAGAACATGTCATGCATCATTCCTAAAGCTGAGCTAGTTAGTGTTATTGCCGTGTTTAAGATTTCTGTTTAGTTTACTGTGGTAGAGGGTTTTGAAGGCATTTCTGTTGCTGCCATGCAGCTGCAAGAAGAAAAAAGCTCAGTGCAGCAAGAAACCTGAAAAAAGTTTCAGGTTaagcagagagagaaaaaactgtttttaagaagtttaaaaaatgaaaaagacaCTAACATCGCTTTGTTTTCTGATTTATTTGTAAGACCAATTATTCCAtgtgtggggaaaaaaaacttACACATAACACTTTAAACAGTAATAGAATTGAACAGAGTTTAAAGTTCATTTCAGGTTTACGGTAAAAAACTGCTGATGAACAAAAAACCTCTCTGCTTAAAAAGGCTGTATAATAAGATCTAATGCATATTTAACCTTTAATGAAtaatgtaacaatgtaaatatcaTCTGTGCAACAAAAATTCCATTAATGTTCATAAATATTTAAGGGGCAAAATAAAGGCAGTCTAATATAAAGTCTTTAATTAATGTGACTAATTCGTAATTACATTAAGCCGAtaaagcaactgagggttaagagtcttgctcaggggcccaacagtggcaacttggcagtggcagGGCTTACTGCAGCAATCTTGTAATCACTAgtctttaaccactgagctaccactgcccaaaaTGTATCTGCTGTTGTGATGTTACAGAATTTAGATGAATATCCCGCTTAAGCGCCTCAAATCATCAGTTTAATCTTAATTCATCACAATaggatacaaaaacaaacaccataaatacacaaaataaactttctgatttttaaattctttacatttacagctgACGTCAAACGTTTACCTACGATTACAAAACGTCATGTCACggcagaatgactaaatgaataaaacatatttttcatAAATtcagcctgtttttttttttttttttttacaaatttccaaaaaaaaggGAAAGGTGGTCTAACGAGCTAAATCCCAGTTGCGGCGTGTTCGAACTTGCGAGTTTAAATCTTAGCAGAGCCCCCGCCTTGGCTGGACGTCTTAAAGGTGCATATTAGGTAGGCCTCATTTTTTAAATCAGGATTTATAAAACCTGAACCTAATGTAGAATGTTTTGAACTATTCTGTGCATCTGAACAATAGTTCACACTTAAATTTCTTCATATGGAGAGTAGAAACTACCTACATCATTAATATAATTGTGTGGGAGTGATTATTAATCATTTTACTAATGATTGtggaaatgaaaataaaaataaaaatacacaatggACAAAAAATTTACAatgttgaaaaaaaaacactgtgcaATGAATATTAAGTGATCTATtatcaaataaaactaaataaaaccaaGTAAAAGAATGTAGAAATTAATAAATGTGGAGGATGATCTGGAGAAACATGCTCCATATATTTGCCAGAAGCTGCAATCAACTTGACAGCACtgtataataatgaataatgaataatattCTTCAACAGAAATAATAGGATGATCTGCTGTGTGTTAGTACTGTATTTAGGTAGAATGTTGTAGCTGCATCACTGTTATTTGATTAGCCTATAGAGTTACTATATAGTCCTATGATGAAACCTTAAATTGGCAATAATGCGCATGGTTTAAGAAATCACTGTAAATTTACTGTAGTATTTACATTTGGTGCTTGGTGTAATATCCAAACACAGTGCATTTCATTTTTCTGGCTTTGAGACGAATCATAGTCCTGTTTCACACTAAAGGCACTGAGGGTTTAAAAGGTGCTTATGCATAAATATAGCTCACTTAGAGCTTATAAACATAAAACTAATAAGTCGTCCAGAAAGGCTGGTTTGAAGGCACAGGggtgtgtagtttgtgtgtgtgtgtgtgagagaggtaCTCTACTACAGGTTTGCAGGCTCTCTGGAGGATCTATTTGTACCTGGAGGAGTAATATTCTTCCTCGAGCTCATACAGATCGATGGCGATCTCGTCTCGCAGCGTGATCAGCTTCTTGTCGCATTCCTCCTGCAGGGCGCGCAGCTGCTGGTTACGCTGGCTAATGGCCTCGTTTACAGAAGGAAAATCGTTCAGAATCAGGAACTGCTTGAGGTCCGACACTAGCTTCATTAGAGACTCTCCAGCGCGCaccttataaacacacacacagccatttaAAGACTCTCTAAACTGACCCTTTGAATCCATTAAATATAATCATTGTGAAATAATAGCTAGTTTAGTATTTTCTAATATTTGATTACACCTTTACTTACAGTAAACATTAAAGTAAGAAAACACTTCACGTTTGTTATCGTATATACTTTTAAA
The DNA window shown above is from Trichomycterus rosablanca isolate fTriRos1 chromosome 26, fTriRos1.hap1, whole genome shotgun sequence and carries:
- the c26h9orf78 gene encoding splicing factor C9orf78 homolog, which gives rise to MPAGKNFRRRKEESSDEEETDNVTAEVRAKLHEAKELQNLRRRQKGVSLAALLVGEKLPIEAETEDDPYKLKTGGIVDMKKVKDRATDITEDDLNLGTSFSAETNRRDEDADMMKYIETELKKKKGVKEAEEQKIKMKNAEDLLYELPESIRVNSAKKTEEMLSNQMLSGIPEVDLGIDAKIKNIISTEEAKAKLIADQRNKKKDNGTSFVPTNIAVNYVQHNRFYHEDANAPHRRHVKEEPKARPLRVGDTEKPAPEKSPPNIRKRPNNEKATDDYHYEKFKKMNRRY
- the med22 gene encoding mediator of RNA polymerase II transcription subunit 22 isoform X1 gives rise to the protein MATQRVLPQSKETLLQNYNKRLKDDIKSIMDNFTEIIKVAKVEDETQVSRATQAEQDHYEMHVRAANIVRAGESLMKLVSDLKQFLILNDFPSVNEAISQRNQQLRALQEECDKKLITLRDEIAIDLYELEEEYYSSSCGHWNGVELPLCEAFRQWDRWGSPDTRFDPPNPSMDDSDRPVPMETMPHHLNGHGSSTNEP
- the med22 gene encoding mediator of RNA polymerase II transcription subunit 22 isoform X2, coding for MATQRVLPQSKETLLQNYNKRLKDDIKSIMDNFTEIIKVAKVEDETQVSRATQAEQDHYEMHVRAANIVRAGESLMKLVSDLKQFLILNDFPSVNEAISQRNQQLRALQEECDKKLITLRDEIAIDLYELEEEYYSSRYK